A single region of the Vicia villosa cultivar HV-30 ecotype Madison, WI linkage group LG4, Vvil1.0, whole genome shotgun sequence genome encodes:
- the LOC131597826 gene encoding pentatricopeptide repeat-containing protein GUN1, chloroplastic-like produces MASTPTPPPNYSSLPAPKPAENHHQKHNDTHQNSRRRHRNDWSSSSRNYSNSRSACLAPAAAAAADIAANGSGRGVYSSAPGSLLGGRRSKLAPEFSGRKSTKFAAKKQYGMPRAAVNTLPHSEAANEVLTCLYNAGNIAANIDNVLISNEHRLWEVEDYIYMLKDFGITGHLLLAEKFYEFIMCKPNGRVAKGKLTNAMISTLGRLGRIVRAIEVFGKSRIEGYGITVYTFSAMIKAYGLNGRFRDAVELFMSMRGLGLVPNLVTYNSIIDAGAKGEVSFDVVVKYYDEMLATGIRPDRLTYNSLLSVCASKGMWEMAQNLLREMDGRGIVRDVFTYNTYLDTLCKGGQIDLARRVFEEMSCKCVWPTVVTYSTLMDGYAKANLLEDALHLYEEMKLRSIYIDRVSYNTVVGIFTKLDRFDEAVNICREMDGCGIKMDIVTYNALLAGYGRHGMYAEVRSLFEEMKARNIYPNTLSYSTLIDVYTKGEMFQEAMNVYIEFKMTRLETDVVFYTAIVDALCKNGLVESSIMLLIAMIEKGIKPNVVTFNIIIDACQQLPTSEYGVHGSSQAIEYPNDKSSTMLIDGAFQTKPGDDRILKMFEKLASEKAGHIKKLRRGRQDLHCIFWLFQKMHELHIKPNVVSFSAILNACSRCNSYDDAAKLLDTLRLFDSQVYAVAHGLLMGYREQVWFSAQTLFNELTLMDCSTASAFYNALTDMLWHFGQRRGAQMVVIEGKNRNVWKGEWSISCLDLHLMSCGAGCAMVHDWLLNMHRTLFQGSELPKTVNILTGWGKHNKVMGDGILKRAIEALLNGMDSPFRFAERNLGRLTSPGDLVATWLRQPGVINMLVLSDVLNHSQPAGLPHGYPAPGN; encoded by the exons ATGGCTTCTACTCCAACCCCACCACCAAACTACTCCTCACTCCCTGCACCTAAACCTGCTGAAAATCATCATCAAAAGCATAATGACACTCACCAAAATAGTCGTAGACGCCATAGAAATGACTGGTCTTCTTCCTCTAGAAACTATTCCAACTCAAGGTCTGCATGTTTAGCTCCTGCTGCTGCTGCTGCAGCTGATATAGCTGCAAATGGTAGTGGCAGAGGGGTATATTCGTCTGCGCCGGGATCTTTATTGGGTGGAAGGAGATCAAAGCTAGCTCCGGAGTTTTCTGGCAGGAAATCCACCAAGTTTGCTGCCAAGAAACAGTATGGAATGCCAAGGGCAGCAGTTAATACACTGCCTCACAGCGAAGCTGCCAACGAGGTTCTTACTTGTCTCTACAATGCTGGTAACATTGCTGCTAATATTGATAATGTTTTGATTTCGAACGAACATAGGCTATGGGAAGTTGAGGATTATATTTATATGCTTAAAGATTTTGGTATTACTGGTCACTTATTGTTAGCTGAGAAgttttatgaatttattatgtGTAAGCCAAATGGGAGGGTTGCGAAAGGTAAGTTAACTAATGCTATGATTAGTACTCTAGGTAGGTTAGGGAGGATTGTTCGTGCTATAGAAGTGTTTGGAAAATCTAGGATTGAAGGTTATGGAATTACCGTGTATACGTTTTCGGCTATGATTAAGGCGTATGGCCTAAACGGGCGCTTCCGTGATGCTGTAGAATTGTTCATGTCTATGCGTGGTTTGGGCCTTGTGCCTAATTTGGTTACGTACAATTCGATTATAGATGCGGGGGCGAAAGGGGAGGTGAGTTTTGATGTGGTTGTTAAATATTATGATGAAATGCTAGCTACTGGCATAAGGCCGGATCGTCTTACTTATAATTCACTTCTTTCTGTTTGCGCCTCGAAGGGCATGTGGGAAATGGCGCAAAATTTATTGAGAGAAATGGATGGTAGGGGTATTGTTCGCGATGTGTTTACTTATAACACGTATTTGGACACGCTGTGTAAAGGCGGCCAAATTGATTTGGCTAGAAGGGTATTCGAAGAGATGTCTTGTAAGTGCGTTTGGCCAACCGTTGTGACGTATAGCACGCTAATGGATGGATATGCCAAGGCTAACCTCTTGGAAGATGCCCTTCATCTGTACGAAGAAATGAAGCTTCGATCTATTTACATTGATAGAGTGTCTTATAATACAGTGGTCGGAATCTTCACGAAGCTCGACAGGTTTGATGAAGCTGTCAATATATGCAGAGAGATGGATGGATGTGGAATTAAAATGGATATCGTTACATACAATGCTCTGCTGGCCGGGTACGGTCGGCATGGCATGTATGCTGAAGTTAGAAGCTTATTTGAAGAAATGAAGGCTCGGAATATATATCCGAATACACTATCTTACTCTACGCTGATCGACGTGTATACAAAAGGTGAAATGTTTCAGGAAGCGATGAATGTTTATATAGAGTTCAAGATGACAAGATTGGAGACTGATGTTGTCTTTTATACTGCAATCGTAGACGCGCTATGCAAAAACGGTTTGGTGGAGTCTTCCATTATGTTGCTTATTGCCATGATTGAGAAAGGAATCAAACCGAACGTGGTCACTTTCAACATTATAATTGATGCATGTCAACAGTTGCCAACTTCGGAATATGGAGTTCATGGATCATCTCAAGCCATTGAGTATCCAAATGACAAATCATCTACTATGCTTATTGATGGTGCTTTTCAGACTAAGCCGGGGGATGATCGGATCTTGAAGATGTTTGAGAAACTTGCTTCTGAAAAAGCCGGTCATATAAAGAAACTTAGAAGGGGACGACAAGACCTACACTGCATATTTTGGCTCTTCCAAAAAATGCATGAGCTGCACATTAAACCAAATGTTGTCTCATTTTCAGCCATTTTGAATGCATGCAG TCGTTGCAATTCATATGACGATGCTGCAAAGCTGTTAGACACACTGCGCCTGTTTGATAGCCAGGTGTATGCTGTAGCCCATGGACTGTTGATGGGTTATAGAGAGCAAGTATGGTTTAGTGCTCAGACTCTATTCAATGAACTCACGCTTATGGATTGTTCAACTGCGTCCGCGTTTTATAACGCCCTCACAGATATGTTATGGCACTTTGGTCAGAGACGCGGAGCTCAAATGGTTGTAATCGAAGGGAAAAACCGAAATGTGTGGAAAGGAGAATGGTCAATTTCTTGCTTGGATCTGCATCTGATGTCTTGTGGTGCGGGCTGTGCTATGGTTCATGATTGGTTGCTCAATATGCATAGGACTTTATTTCAAGGCTCTGAACTGCCAAAGACTGTGAA CATATTAACTGGTTGGGGAAAGCACAACAAAGTGATGGGTGATGGAATTTTGAAAAGAGCTATTGAAGCACTTCTTAACGGAATGGACTCACCTTTTAGATTTGCTGAACGTAACTTGGGAAGACTTACATCTCCTGGAGATCTCGTGGCTACTTGGCTGAGACAACCTGGCGTTATCAACATGCTCGTTCTGTCCGATGTCCTTAATCATTCTCAACCTGCCGGTCTACCACATGGTTATCCAGCTCCTGGCAATTAG